From the Mangifera indica cultivar Alphonso chromosome 10, CATAS_Mindica_2.1, whole genome shotgun sequence genome, one window contains:
- the LOC123227341 gene encoding DNA-directed RNA polymerases II, IV and V subunit 3-like: MEGVSYQRFPRVKIRELKDDYAKFELRDTDASMANALRRVMIAEVPTIAIDLVEIEVNSSVLNDEFIAHRLGLIPLTSEKAMSMRFSRDCDACDGDGQCEYCSVEFHLRAKCMGDQTLDVTSKDLISSDHNVVPVDFADSSAYDSTDQQRGIIIVKLRRGQELRLRAIARKGIGKDHAKWSPAATVTFMYEPEIHINEDLMETLTLAEKQAWIESSPTKVFDLDEASGQVVVVDPEAYTYDDEVIKKAEAMGKPGLVEIYGKEDGFIFTVESTGAIKASQMVLNAIEVLKQKLDAVRLSEDTIEADDQFGELGAHMRGG, translated from the exons ATGGAGGGCGTTTCTTACCAGCGATTTCCCAGAGTCAAAATTCGCGAGCTCAAGGACGACTACGCGAAGTTCGAGCTCCGCGACACCGACGCGTCGATGGCCAATGCTCTTCGGCGCGTGATGATAGCAGAGGTTCCTACCATTGCTATCGACCTTGTCGAAATAGAAGTAAACTCTTCCGTCCTCAACGACGAATTCATAGCCCACCGTCTCGGTCTTATCCCTCTCACCAGCGAGAAAGCCATGAGCATGCGCTTCTCACGTGATTGCGACGCGTGTGATGGAGACGGCCAGTGCGAATATTGCTCTGTGGAGTTCCATTTGAGAGCCAAGTGTATGGGCGACCAGACTCTGGATGTCACGAGTAAGGACTTGATCAGTTCCGACCATAACGTTGTTCCTGTAGACTTCGCCGATTCTTCAGCTTACGATTCAACTGATCAGCAAAG GGGCATTATCATTGTGAAGTTGCGTCGTGGTCAAGAACTAAGGCTTAGAGCAATAGCTAGAAAAGGGATTGGCAAAGATCATGCAAAATGGTCACCTGCTGCAACTGTCACTTTCATGTACGAACCAGAGATCCACATCAATGAAGATTTAATGGAAACTCTGACGCTTGCAGAGAAACAAGCTTGGATTGAAAGTAGTCCAACCAAAGTGTTTGACCTTGATGAAGCTTCTGGACAG GTTGTAGTGGTTGATCCTGAGGCATACACTTACGATGATGAAGTGATTAAGAAGGCAGAAGCCATGGGGAAGCCAGGACTTGTAGAGATCTATGGCAAAGAGGACGGCTTTATATTCACTGTGGAATCTACCGGTGCAATTAAAGCTTCTCAGATGGTGTTGAATGCCATAGAAGTTCTTAAACAAAAGCTGGATGCAGTTCGCCTGTCTGAGGATACCATAGAAGCTGACGATCAGTTTGGTGAACTTGGTGCACATATGCGAGGTGGATGA
- the LOC123227106 gene encoding cyclin-D3-1-like: MAILHPQQHHAHDDNDDEQNPSSFLLDELYCEEEEIEDGVQEESTAAIHCNAENPCLFPRLLLEHDLFWEDEELLSLFSKEQEQKICNLSLVETDSCLSVARSQAVEWVLKVNAHYGFTTLTAILAINYLDRVLCSFHFQIDKPWMIQLLAVTCLSLAAKVEETQVPLLLDLQVEEARYVFEAKAIQRMELLVLSALKWKMHLVTPLSFLDHIIRRLGLKNNLHWEFLRGCERLLLIVVSESRFVSFLPSVLATATMMHVIDQVEPLNAIDYKNQLLGVLKISKEIVNDCYKLILELSNPKSKAYQNPRKRKFEPEPFPGSPNGVIESEFSCGESSNESWAMKKSQVLSSQDQNTVLKKSRPQEQQMPLPMPSLNRVFVDMVGSRPS; encoded by the exons ATGGCAATTCTTCATCCACAACAACACCATGCTCATGATGACAATGATGACGAACAAAACCCTTCTTCATTCCTGCTAGATGAACTCTACTGTGAGGAAGAAGAGATAGAAGATGGTGTGCAGGAAGAAAGTACTGCTGCTATTCATTGTAATGCTGAAAACCCTTGTTTGTTTCCTCGTCTCTTGTTGGAGCATGACTTGTTTTGGGAGGATGAAGAGCTTCTCTCTTTGTTCTCTAAAGAACAAGAACAGAAGATTTGTAATTTGAGTCTTGTGGAGACCGATTCTTGTCTTTCTGTAGCTCGTAGTCAGGCTGTGGAGTGGGTGCTTAAAGTCAATGCCCATTATGGGTTCACAACTCTCACTGCAATTCTTGCCATTAACTATCTCGATAGGGTCCTCTGTAGCTTCCATTTCCAAATAGATAAGCCATGGATGATCCAGCTTTTGGCTGTTACTTGCCTCTCTTTGGCTGCCAAGGTTGAAGAAACTCAAGTGCCTCTTCTCCTTGACCTCCAA GTTGAAGAAGCTAGGTATGTTTTCGAAGCCAAAGCCATTCAGAGAATGGAGCTCTTGGTGCTCTCTGCACTCAAATGGAAGATGCATCTTGTCACTCCACTTTCATTTCTTGATCATATCATAAGGAGGCTTGGATTGAAGAACAATCTCCACTGGGAGTTTCTCCGGGGATGTGAGCGTCTGCTTCTCATTGTCGTTTCTG aatCAAGATTTGTCAGTTTTCTGCCATCTGTATTGGCAACCGCGACAATGATGCACGTTATAGACCAGGTTGAGCCTTTGAACGCCATTGACTACAAAAACCAGCTTCTGGGTGTTCTTAAAATCAGCAAG GAGATAGTTAATGACTGCTACAAGCTGATTCTCGAGCTGTCTAATCCCAAAAGCAAGGCCTACCAGAATCCCCGCAAGCGAAAGTTTGAGCCTGAGCCATTCCCTGGCAGCCCCAATGGTGTTATTGAATCCGAGTTTAGTTGTGGGGAAAGCTCAAACGAGTCTTGGGCAATGAAAAAGTCACAAGTCCTTTCATCCCAAGATCAAAATACGGTCCTTAAAAAGAGCAGGCCCCAAGAGCAACAGATGCCTTTGCCAATGCCATCGCTGAATAGGGTCTTTGTGGACATGGTTGGCAGTCGTCCCAGTTAG